From Phycodurus eques isolate BA_2022a chromosome 13, UOR_Pequ_1.1, whole genome shotgun sequence, a single genomic window includes:
- the LOC133412050 gene encoding junctional cadherin 5-associated protein: MYSVEDLLISHGYKLPRSGPSSATPYDKRPADCQRELLLDNRAGRAAAALNGYETERGGASAGSSGLYGSRPAPLKGYMDNEAERRRKEAFIGILGDTQPLSDSLATDSGFYDVPSLTYSELLSHDERDISYWRRRGQDFSILLDYADGRELRASAGAWRPQALIAAEELRAERQAQQLWEEISWLRDQDAPGQLRVTGERKCQSLGTEEWRPAVGLGRQLSDGDGERWALEQYRLRAPEGFFHPRTKAKSQSLPRVLSPDGTNSRELIPSRPSLPDRPPRLSSTLFSGPYSRYIYSGAIGRDRWGRNSGPSSHVALLPKPRFSRPSKPPSYEIHQQIRGSAEMLAIDQGLKIKDRPIFYSRDGELRHDYFAQHSLPGMEPPGYIPPPSYKRAPPPRAVSINRNEMLNLRWRSESLQPSSDPGRWLTRHTGDSWLEHYGDRVASYRKQTPSGHKEQQSQARQVPAEDARMNQISGGPSRNSLTDSDKIRNINKENPSVKNLGQSPSDSAFPPQQGQSLNTGRKATLTENDSSTRWSNRGLNKKSDSVGPEQNRSQFFPSSILGKPPPPPCKPPDQVVTETVAEVKKVEQPDPPEKDKSKNLKKRLSETIFCLVSVPVTPQLTGTIRDQNNNNEKSPDPADSPSENKTGHLTNQSLQSTSSAEAELQALTGSIASSKTSSRASSKMFKKLPCRPPKINHYKELKLSGSWPANQYRDQETQTSPEAEKTGPENKEAQEDPIPAATEAPADGGSVAGTTFTFPIKGVKSLKLSSNSAFSLTTTFSNQLNKSTAQQPAVPPSGNVESKPAASSGQEVFKVPEFLLKPIVSQRPWDAVKELEAIQKEVQDQQQQQQSSKQPSVDKCIEDLNEAYKDILELGAASNKVPDGSVEIPERIKIRLTSQPLNKPSSLRRSAVSWSVDPEYREVKSAFSRPATKSVTFSKQLREELPVPPRESGFREYRVVPHLPRRRSNDGRTVKLDLPDEPIETPLCDFSPMTNSTTAEVPWADRQPMQDASTLTSPPDYEDICQTLRHSRDSSNPNDPATPQDLDSEEECPICKRELENQLRQGPLPPLHEENSSDSSVNPNGSPPQRAADESPVEDARNQEPQNSSRYQAGSDMSADAAKKDSSTQDNLGDTDETVDGSTDVHARSDELSKTELVESAQKEANEGEMAECIAADTEREGQTEATSDNKQEQERKPFALAEHRLVLWTHPGRDHPGLPEFPPERLPLSVVPKLDRRLSLSLEGEHQSGAPPNRIEALHNKLAVSPSRVAVERLGKMREVDVMYRMRRLSIRSTDSGEGDGEGKDSQDYPNASQTGRENKDKEVSGSRQVLEETAKHGDRSTFRTL, from the exons ATGTACAGTGTGGAGGACCTGCTCATCTCACACGGATACAAGCTGCCCAGGAGTGGCCCGTCGTCGGCCACTCCTTATGACAAGCGGCCCGCCGACTGCCAACGTGAGCTCCTGCTGGACAACCGGGCGGGCCGGGCAGCGGCAGCGCTCAACGGCTATGAGACGGAGCGCGGCGGGGCCTCGGCGGGCAGCAGCGGCTTGTACGGAAGCAGGCCGGCGCCCCTCAAGGGTTACATGGACAATGAGGCtgaaaggaggaggaaggaggccTTCATCGGTATCCTAGGTGACACTCAACCCTTGAGTGATTCTTTGGCTACAGACAGCGG TTTCTATGATGTCCCGAGTTTGACTTACTCTGAGCTGCTAAGCCACGACGAGAGAGATATTTCATACTGGCGGAGGCGAGGCCAAGACTTCAGTATTCTCCTGGACTATGCCGATGGTAGGGAGCTAAGAGCCTCTGCGGGGGCATGGAGACCACAGGCCCTCATAGCGGCCGAGGAACTCAGGGCAGAGAGGCAAGCGCAGCAGCTGTGGGAGGAGATTTCCTGGCTGAGGGACCAAGATGCACCTGGTCAGTTGAGGGTGACTGGGGAGCGGAAGTGTCAAAGCCTCGGTACCGAGGAGTGGAGGCCCGCAGTGGGCCTGGGCAGGCAGCTGTCGGACGGGGATGGGGAAAGGTGGGCTTTGGAGCAGTATCGCCTGAGGGCACCTGAAGGTTTTTTTCACCCAAGAACAAAAGCCAAGTCTCAGTCTCTCCCAAGAGTTTTGTCACCTGATGGAACAAACAGCAGAGAGCTAATTCCATCCAGACCAAGCCTACCAGACAGACCGCCAAGGCTAAGCAGCACTCTTTTCTCTGGGCCCTATAGTCGGTATATCTATAGCGGAGCTATTGGCAGGGACCGGTGGGGCAGGAATTCCGGGCCAAGCAGCCACGTTGCACTTTTACCAAAGCCGAGGTTCAGCAGGCCTTCAAAGCCGCCATCATATGAGATTCACCAGCAGATTAGGGGTAGTGCAGAAATGCTTGCTATAGACCAGGGTCTCAAGATAAAAGACAGGCCTATCTTTTATTCAAGGGACGGGGAGCTGCGTCATGACTATTTTGCACAACACTCACTCCCTGGAATGGAACCCCCGGGCTACATTCCTCCTCCGTCTTATAAAAGAGCCCCACCCCCAAGAGCCGTGTCAATCAATCGTAACGAAATGCTAAACCTGCGGTGGAGGTCAGAATCCCTGCAGCCCAGCTCAGACCCCGGGAGGTGGCTAACGAGGCACACGGGTGATTCGTGGCTGGAACACTATGGAGATCGTGTGGCATCCTATCGAAAACAGACACCCTCTGGACACAAAGAGCAACAGAGTCAAGCTCGTCAAGTACCAGCTGAAGATGCAAGAATGAATCAAATCTCAGGAGGGCCCAGCAGAAATTCTCTCACCGACTCAGACAAGATCCGAAACATCAACAAAGAGAATCCATCCGTTAAGAATTTAGGACAATCTCCAAGTGATAGTGCCTTTCCTCCCCAACAGGGACAATCCCTCAACACTGGTCGCAAGGCGACTCTTACTGAAAATGACAGCAGTACTCGATGGAGTAACAGGggattgaacaaaaaaagtgacagtGTAGGTCCTGAACAAAATCGTAGTCAATTTTTCCCTTCATCTATTCTGGGTAAACCACCACCGCCCCCATGCAAGCCGCCTGACCAGGTTGTCACTGAAACTGTGGCAGAAGTAAAGAAAGTTGAACAGCCCGATCCACCGGAGAAGGATAAATCCAAGAATCTCAAAAAGAGACTTAGTGAAACCATCTTTTGTTTGGTTTCTGTTCCGGTCACCCCACAGCTCACTGGTACAATCCGTGATCAGAACAACAATAATGAGAAGTCACCAGACCCAGCCGACAGTCCCAGCGAAAACAAAACGGGCCATTTAACTAACCAAAGTCTCCAAAGCACGTCTTCAGCCGAGGCCGAGCTGCAAGCGCTAACAGGTAGCATAGCGAGCAGCAAGACGAGCAGCCGAGCGAGCAGTAAAATGTTCAAGAAGTTGCCCTGTAGACCCCCTAAAATAAACCATTACAAGGAGCTGAAGTTGTCAGGATCTTGGCCCGCAAACCAGTACCGCGACCAGGAGACACAAACTAGCCCAGAGGCCGAAAAAACTGGCCCTGAAAACAAGGAAGCACAAGAAGACCCCATCCCTGCTGCCACTGAAGCCCCTGCAGATGGTGGCAGTGTAGCAGGCACCACCTTCACGTTCCCTATCAAGGGAGTGAAGAGTCTAAAACTTTCAAGCAACAGCGCCTTCTCCCTGACCACCACTTTCTCCAACCAGCTGAACAAGAGCACAGCTCAGCAGCCAGCAGTTCCACCCTCAGGAAATGTGGAGAGCAAACCAGCAGCTAGCAGCGGCCAGGAGGTGTTTAAGGTTCCCGAGTTCCTGCTGAAACCGATTGTCAGCCAGCGACCGTGGGATGCTGTCAAAGAGCTGGAGGCAATCCAAAAAGAAGTCCAGGatcaacaacagcagcaacagagCAGCAAACAGCCCAGCGTTGACAAGTGTATCGAGGACCTCAACGAGGCCTACAAAGACATCTTGGAGCTTGGCGCTGCCAGCAATAAGGTCCCCGACGGGTCAGTTGAAATCCCTGAGCGTATCAAAATCCGTCTGACGTCCCAGCCTCTCAACAAACCCAGCAGCCTTAGGCGCAGTGCGGTCAGCTGGTCCGTTGATCCGGAGTACAGGGAAGTCAAGAGCGCCTTCTCCAGGCCTGCCACAAAGTCGGTCACGTTCAGCAAGCAGCTGAGGGAGGAACTCCCTGTGCCCCCTCGGGAGTCGGGTTTTCGAGAATACAGGGTTGTTCCACATCTTCCGCGTAGACGTAGCAACGACGGCAGGACTGTGAAACTGGACCTGCCCGATGAACCCATCGAGACACCGCTTTGTGACTTCAGCCCGATGACCAACAGCACGACAGCAGAAGTGCCGTGGGCAGACCGACAGCCCATGCAGGACGCATCCACGCTCACAAGTCCTCCCGACTATGAGGACATATGCCAGACTTTGCGTCACTCTCGGGATTCGAGCAATCCTAATGACCCGGCAACTCCTCAAGATCTCGATTCAGAGGAGGAGTGTCCTATTTGCAAAAGGGAGCTGGAGAACCAGTTGAGACAGGGCCCACTACCTCCTCTCCACGAGGAGAACAGCTCAGATAGCTCCGTCAATCCAAACGGAAGTCCGCCGCAGCGCGCTGCAGACGAAAGCCCGGTTGAGGATGCAAGGAATCAGGAACCGCAGAACTCGAGTCGCTACCAGGCGGGGTCCGATATGAGTGCTGATGCAGCGAAGAAGGATTCATCAACACAAGACAATTTGGGCGATACTGATGAAACAGTCGATGGTTCCACAGATGTGCATGCACGCTCAGATGAACTAAGTAAAACTGAGTTGGTGGAGTCAGCACAGAAAGAAGCCAACGAGGGAGAAATGGCAGAATGTATTGCGGCTGACACTGAACGAGAGGGACAAACTGAAGCAACGTCGGACAACAAGCAGGAGCAAGAGAGGAAGCCATTTGCTCTCGCGGAACATAGACTTGTCCTATGGACACACCCGGGGCGAGACCACCCCGGGTTGCCAGAGTTTCCGCCTGAGAGACTGCCACTTTCAGTCGTGCCAAAGCTCGACCGCAGGCTGTCCCTCAGCTTGGAAGGGGAGCACCAGAGTGGCGCCCCCCCTAATAGAATTGAAGCTCTGCATAATAAGCTAGCCGTCTCTCCTAGCCGGGTGGCTGTGGAGCGTCTGGGCAAGATGCGGGAGGTGGACGTGATGTATCGCATGAGACGCCTCAGCATCAGGAGCACCGACTCTGGAGAGGGGGATGGGGAGGGCAAGGACTCCCAAGATTACCCAAACGCTTCTCAGACAGGCAGGGAGAACAAAGACAAAGAGGTGTCTGGATCCCGCCAGGTCTTGGAAGAAACTGCGAAGCACGGTGACAGGTCTACTTTCAG AACGCTGTGA